The following are from one region of the Klebsiella aerogenes genome:
- the rplE gene encoding 50S ribosomal protein L5 yields MAKLHDYYKDEVVAKLMTEFNYNSVMQVPRVEKITLNMGVGEAIADKKLLDNAAADLTAISGQKPLITKARKSVAGFKIRQGYPIGCKVTLRGERMWEFFERLITIAVPRIRDFRGLSAKSFDGRGNYSMGVREQIIFPEIDYDKVDRVRGLDITITTTAKSDEEGRALLAAFDFPFRK; encoded by the coding sequence ATGGCGAAACTGCATGATTACTACAAAGACGAAGTAGTCGCTAAACTCATGACTGAGTTTAACTACAATTCTGTCATGCAAGTCCCTCGGGTCGAGAAGATCACCCTGAACATGGGTGTTGGTGAAGCGATCGCTGACAAGAAACTGCTGGATAACGCAGCAGCTGACCTGACAGCTATCTCCGGTCAAAAACCGTTGATCACCAAAGCACGCAAATCAGTTGCAGGCTTCAAAATCCGTCAGGGCTATCCGATCGGCTGTAAAGTAACTCTGCGCGGCGAGCGCATGTGGGAGTTCTTTGAGCGCCTGATCACTATTGCTGTACCGCGTATCCGTGACTTCCGTGGCTTGTCCGCTAAGTCTTTCGACGGTCGTGGTAACTACAGCATGGGTGTCCGTGAGCAGATCATCTTCCCAGAAATCGACTACGATAAAGTCGACCGCGTTCGTGGTTTGGATATTACCATTACCACTACTGCGAAATCTGATGAAGAAGGCCGCGCTCTGCTGGCTGCCTTTGACTTCCCGTTCCGCAAGTAA
- the rpmC gene encoding 50S ribosomal protein L29, with amino-acid sequence MKAKELREKSVEELNAELLNLLREQFNLRMQAASGQLQQTHLLKQVRRDVARVKTLLTQKAGA; translated from the coding sequence ATGAAAGCAAAAGAGCTGCGTGAAAAAAGCGTTGAAGAGCTGAACGCTGAGCTGCTGAACCTGCTGCGTGAGCAGTTCAACCTGCGTATGCAGGCTGCAAGTGGCCAGCTGCAACAGACTCATCTGCTGAAGCAAGTGCGTCGTGATGTTGCACGCGTTAAGACTTTACTGACTCAGAAGGCGGGTGCGTAA
- the rplP gene encoding 50S ribosomal protein L16 produces MLQPKRTKFRKVHKGRNRGLAQGTDVSFGTFGLKAVGRGRLTARQIEAARRAMTRAVKRQGKIWIRVFPDKPITEKPLEVRMGKGKGNVEYWVALIQPGKVLYEMDGVPEELAREAFGLAAAKLPIKTTFVTKTVM; encoded by the coding sequence ATGTTACAACCAAAGCGTACAAAATTCCGTAAAGTGCACAAAGGCCGCAACCGTGGTCTGGCGCAGGGTACGGATGTTAGCTTCGGCACTTTCGGTCTGAAAGCTGTTGGCCGTGGTCGTCTGACTGCACGTCAGATCGAAGCAGCACGTCGTGCTATGACCCGTGCAGTTAAGCGTCAAGGTAAGATCTGGATCCGTGTATTCCCGGACAAACCGATCACCGAGAAGCCGCTGGAAGTTCGTATGGGTAAAGGTAAAGGTAACGTGGAGTATTGGGTTGCCTTGATTCAGCCGGGTAAAGTCCTGTATGAAATGGACGGCGTACCGGAAGAGCTGGCCCGTGAAGCATTCGGCCTGGCAGCAGCGAAACTGCCGATCAAAACCACCTTTGTAACTAAGACGGTGATGTAA
- the rpsQ gene encoding 30S ribosomal protein S17, with protein MTDKIRTLQGRVVSDKMEKSIVVAIERFVKHPIYGKFIKRTTKLHVHDENNECGIGDKVEIRECRPLSKTKSWTLVRVVEKAVL; from the coding sequence ATGACCGATAAAATCCGTACTCTGCAAGGTCGCGTAGTTAGCGACAAAATGGAGAAATCCATTGTTGTTGCTATCGAACGTTTTGTGAAACACCCGATCTACGGTAAATTCATCAAACGTACGACCAAACTGCACGTACATGACGAGAACAATGAATGTGGTATCGGCGACAAGGTTGAAATCCGTGAATGCCGTCCACTGTCCAAGACTAAGTCCTGGACGCTGGTTCGCGTTGTAGAGAAAGCGGTTCTGTAA
- the rpsC gene encoding 30S ribosomal protein S3, with amino-acid sequence MGQKVHPNGIRLGIVKPWNSTWFANTKEFADNLDSDFKVRQFLTKELAKASVSRIVIERPAKSIRVTIHTARPGIVIGKKGEDVEKLRKVVADIAGVPAQINIAEVRKPELDAKLVADSITSQLERRVMFRRAMKRAVQNAMRLGAKGIKVEVSGRLGGAEIARTEWYREGRVPLHTLRADIDYNTSEAHTTYGVIGVKVWIFKGEILGGMAAVEQPEPAAQPKKQQRKGRK; translated from the coding sequence ATGGGTCAGAAAGTACATCCTAATGGTATTCGCCTGGGTATTGTCAAACCATGGAACTCTACCTGGTTCGCGAACACCAAAGAATTCGCTGACAACCTGGACAGCGATTTTAAAGTACGTCAGTTCTTAACTAAAGAACTGGCTAAAGCGTCTGTATCTCGCATCGTTATCGAGCGTCCGGCTAAGAGCATCCGTGTGACCATTCACACTGCTCGCCCGGGTATCGTTATCGGTAAGAAAGGCGAAGACGTAGAAAAACTGCGCAAGGTCGTAGCGGATATCGCTGGCGTTCCTGCACAGATCAATATTGCCGAAGTTCGTAAGCCTGAACTGGACGCTAAATTGGTTGCTGACAGCATCACTTCCCAGCTGGAACGTCGCGTTATGTTCCGTCGTGCTATGAAGCGTGCTGTACAGAACGCAATGCGTCTGGGCGCTAAAGGTATCAAAGTTGAAGTTAGCGGCCGTCTGGGCGGCGCGGAAATCGCACGTACCGAATGGTACCGCGAAGGTCGTGTACCGCTGCACACTCTGCGTGCTGACATCGACTACAACACCTCTGAAGCGCACACCACTTACGGTGTAATCGGCGTTAAGGTATGGATCTTCAAAGGTGAGATCCTGGGTGGTATGGCTGCTGTTGAACAACCGGAACCGGCTGCTCAACCTAAAAAGCAGCAGCGTAAAGGCCGTAAATAA
- the rplX gene encoding 50S ribosomal protein L24 gives MAAKIRRDDEVIVLTGKDKGKRGKVKNVLSSGKVIVEGINLVKKHQKPVPALNQPGGIVEKEAAIQISNLAIFNAATGKADRVGFRFEDGKKVRFFKSNSETIK, from the coding sequence ATGGCAGCGAAAATCCGTCGTGATGACGAAGTTATCGTGTTAACCGGTAAAGATAAAGGTAAACGCGGTAAAGTTAAAAATGTCCTGTCTTCCGGCAAGGTCATTGTTGAAGGTATCAACCTGGTTAAGAAACATCAGAAGCCGGTTCCGGCCCTGAACCAACCAGGCGGCATCGTAGAGAAAGAAGCAGCTATTCAGATCTCTAACCTTGCTATCTTCAACGCGGCAACCGGCAAGGCTGACCGTGTAGGCTTTAGATTCGAAGACGGCAAAAAAGTCCGTTTCTTCAAATCTAATAGCGAAACTATCAAGTAA
- the rplN gene encoding 50S ribosomal protein L14, whose protein sequence is MIQEQTMLNVADNSGARRVMCIKVLGGSHRRYAGVGDIIKITIKEAIPRGKVKKGDVLKAVVVRTKKGVRRPDGSVIRFDGNACVILNNNSEQPIGTRIFGPVTRELRNEKFMKIISLAPEVL, encoded by the coding sequence ATGATCCAAGAACAGACTATGCTGAACGTCGCCGACAACTCCGGTGCACGTCGCGTAATGTGTATCAAGGTTCTGGGTGGCTCGCACCGTCGCTACGCAGGCGTAGGCGACATCATCAAGATCACCATCAAGGAAGCAATTCCGCGTGGTAAGGTCAAAAAAGGTGATGTGCTGAAGGCGGTAGTGGTGCGCACCAAGAAGGGTGTTCGTCGCCCGGACGGTTCTGTCATTCGCTTCGATGGTAATGCATGCGTTATTCTGAACAATAACAGCGAGCAACCTATCGGTACGCGTATTTTTGGGCCGGTAACTCGTGAACTTCGTAACGAGAAGTTCATGAAAATTATCTCTCTGGCACCAGAAGTACTCTAA